The following proteins come from a genomic window of Meles meles chromosome 1, mMelMel3.1 paternal haplotype, whole genome shotgun sequence:
- the LRRC8C gene encoding volume-regulated anion channel subunit LRRC8C, whose translation MIPVTEFRQFSEQQPAFRVLKPWWDVFTDYLSVAMLMIGVFGCTLQVMQDKIICLPKRVQPSQNHSSVSNVSQAVASTTPLPPPKPSPTNPATVEMKGLKTDLDLQQYSFINQMCYERALHWYAKYFPYLVLIHTLVFMLCSNFWFKFPGSSSKIEHFISILGKCFDSPWTTRALSEVSGEDSEEKDNRKNNMSRSNTIQSGPEGSLVNSQSLKSIPEKFVVDKSTAGALDKKEGEQAKALFEKVKKFRLHVEEGDILYAMYVRQTVLKVIKFLIIIAYNSALVSKVQFTVDCNVDIQDMTGYKNFSCNHTMAHLFSKLSFCYLCFVSIYGLTCLYTLYWLFYRSLREYSFEYVRQETGIDDIPDVKNDFAFMLHMIDQYDPLYSKRFAVFLSEVSENKLKQLNLNNEWTPDKLRQKLQMNAHNRLELPLIMLSGLPDTVFEITELQSLKLEIIKNVMIPATIAQLDNLQELSLHQCSVKIHSAALSFLKENLKVLSVKFDDMRELPPWMYGLRNLEELYLVGSLSHDISKNVTLESLRDLKSLKILSIKSNVSKIPQAVVDVASHLQKMCIHNDGSKLVMLNNLKKMTNLTELELVHCDLERIPHAVFSLLSLQELDLKENNLKSIEEIVSFQHLRKLTVLKLWHNSITYIPEHIKKLTSLERLAFSHNKIEVLPSHLFLCNKIRYLDLSYNDIRFIPPEIGVLQSLQYFSITCNKVESLPDELYFCKKLKTLKIGKNSLSVLSPKIGNLLFLSYLDVKGNHFEILPPELGDCRALKRAGLVVEDALFETLPSDVREQMKAE comes from the exons ATGATTCCGGTGACAGAGTTCCGGCAGTTCTCTGAGCAGCAGCCTGCCTTCCGGGTGCTGAAACCGTGGTGGGATGTGTTTACCGACTACCTTTCGGTGGCTATGCTGATGATCGGTGTGTTCGGATGTACTCTCCAG GTCATGCAAGACAAGATCATCTGCCTTCCGAAAAGAGTCCAGCCTTCTCAGAATCACTCTTCCGTGTCCAATGTCTCTCAAGCAGTCGCCAGCACCACCCCGCTGCCTCCCCCTAAGCCGTCTCCTACCAACCCTGCCACTGTGGAGATGAAAGGACTCAAGACAGACCTGGACCTCCAGCAGTACAGTTTTATAAACCAGATGTGTTACGAGCGAGCCCTCCACTGGTATGCCAAGTATTTCCCTTACCTAGTCCTCATCCATACCCTGGTCTTCATGCTCTGCAGCAACTTTTGGTTCAAGTTCCCTGGCTCCAGCTCCAAAATAGAGCATTTCATCTCGATCCTGGGGAAGTGTTTTGACTCCCCTTGGACCACACGGGCTTTATCAGAAGTGTCTGGGGAGgattcagaggaaaaggacaaCAGGAAGAACAACATGAGCAGGTCCAACACCATCCAGTCTGGTCCGGAAGGCAGCCTGGTCAACTCTCAGTCATTAAAGTCCATCCCTGAGAAGTTCGTGGTTGACAAGTCCACAGCGGGGGCCCTGGATAAGAAGGAAGGTGAGCAAGCAAAGGCCTTGTTTGAGAAGGTGAAGAAGTTCAGGCTGCATGTCGAAGAAGGCGATATACTCTATGCTATGTATGTTCGCCAGACTGTGCTGAAGGTTATAAAATTCCTCATCATCATCGCGTACAACAGCGCCCTGGTTTCCAAAGTTCAGTTTACCGTGGACTGTAATGTTGACATTCAGGACATGACCGGctataaaaatttttcttgtaaTCACACCATGGCCCACTTGTTCTCAAAACTGTCCTTTTGCTACCTGTGTTTTGTAAGCATCTACGGACTGACGTGCCTTTACACCTTATACTGGCTGTTCTACCGTTCTCTCCGGGAATACTCTTTCGAGTATGTCCGCCAGGAGACTGGCATTGACGACATTCCGGATGTGAAAAATGACTTTGCTTTCATGCTTCATATGATAGACCAGTATGACCCGCTGTATTCCAAGAGATTTGCTGTGTTCCTGTCTGAAGTGAGCGAGAACAAATTAAAGCAGCTGAACTTAAATAACGAGTGGACTCCTGATAAACTGAGGCAGAAGCTGCAGATGAATGCCCATAACCGGCTGGAACTGCCTCTTATCATGCTCTCTGGCCTCCCGGACACGGTCTTTGAGATCACAGAGCTGCAGTCTCTAAAACTTGAAATCATCAAGAACGTGATGATCCCAGCCACCATCGCGCAGCTTGACAATCTCCAGGAGCTCTCGCTCCACCAGTGCTCAGTCAAAATCCACAGTGCAGCGCTCTCCTTCCTGAAGGAGAACCTCAAGGTCCTGAGCGTCAAGTTTGATGACATGAGGGAGCTGCCCCCCTGGATGTACGGGCTCCGGAATCTGGAAGAGCTCTACCTGGTCGGCTCTCTAAGTCACGATATCTCCAAAAACGTCACCCTCGAGTCTCTGCGGGATCTCAAAAGCCTTAAAATCCTCTCTATCAAAAGCAACGTTTCCAAGATCCCTCAGGCTGTGGTGGACGTTGCCAGCCATCTCCAGAAGATGTGCATCCATAACGACGGCAGCAAGCTGGTGATGCTCAACAACCTGAAGAAGATGACCAACCTGACGGAGCTGGAGCTGGTCCACTGTGACCTGGAGCGCATTCCCCACGCCGTGTTCAGTCTGCTCAGCCTCCAGGAACTGGACCTCAAAGAGAATAATCTGAAGTCCATAGAGGAAATCGTTAGCTTCCAGCACTTGAGAAAGCTGACGGTGCTCAAACTGTGGCACAACAGCATCACGTACATCCCAGAGCACATCAAGAAGCTCACCAGCCTGGAGCGCCTGGCCTTCAGTCACAACAAAATAGAGGTGCTGCCTTCCCACCTCTTCCTGTGTAACAAAATCCGGTATTTGGACTTGTCCTACAATGACATCCGGTTCATCCCGCCCGAAATCGGAGTTCTGCAGAGTTTACAGTACTTCTCCATCACGTGTAACAAAGTGGAGAGCCTTCCCGACGAACTCTACTTCTGCAAGAAACTGAAAACCCTGAAGATCGGGAAAAACAGCCTCTCGGTACTTTCACCGAAAATCGggaatttgttatttctttcctactTAGACGTTAAAGGCAATCACTTTGAAATCCTCCCTCCCGAACTGGGCGACTGCCGGGCCCTGAAGAGAGCCGGGTTGGTTGTGGAAGACGCTCTATTTGAAACTCTGCCTTCGGACGTCCGGGAACAAATGAAGGCGgaataa